The Wolbachia endosymbiont of Ctenocephalides felis wCfeT genome includes a region encoding these proteins:
- a CDS encoding Bcr/CflA family efflux MFS transporter, which yields MTIQNLISLIVILCVAVVDMATDLYSVALPSIAHYFNVEGSTVQLTISLNLLGFSISGLIYGPLSDHYGRRRILLIGMVIFTVASILCCITEDIKLLILTRFIQGAGGGVAGVVGYATIRDMHSGSDYSRAASKLNMVVALSPGVAPVVGSYIIAYGYHWKFLFIITSIAAVIMLGLIYFKLQETLTISKKKISIITVIINMFKQYILVFNNYRFLGFSIIHGLTFMWLWAYIANYPFIFESMKIEVKYFGYFISIIVIFYIIGTLINRKYVPKLGVSKMLTIGLILPIISDCLLVCLYLTDKLNILTLVLCWIPNNIGLALIISNNMTSALETIEDIGLGSAIISFCNTTFGAVGIYIVGEFFSYGILANFILTIVCSILAAIMFKMLSLSKMRR from the coding sequence GTGACAATACAAAATCTTATATCGCTTATTGTAATACTTTGCGTAGCAGTTGTTGATATGGCAACCGACTTATATTCAGTTGCGCTACCAAGCATTGCCCACTATTTTAATGTAGAAGGCAGTACAGTTCAGCTTACAATTAGCTTAAATCTGCTGGGGTTTTCGATTTCTGGGTTAATTTACGGTCCACTATCAGACCATTATGGCAGGCGGCGAATATTGCTAATTGGTATGGTAATTTTTACTGTAGCAAGTATTTTATGTTGCATCACCGAAGATATTAAGCTTTTAATACTTACTCGCTTTATACAGGGAGCTGGTGGTGGTGTTGCAGGTGTTGTTGGATATGCAACAATAAGAGATATGCACTCTGGTAGTGATTACTCAAGAGCAGCTTCAAAATTAAATATGGTTGTAGCTCTCTCACCTGGAGTTGCTCCAGTAGTTGGCAGTTACATCATTGCTTATGGTTATCACTGGAAATTTTTATTTATTATTACATCAATAGCAGCAGTGATTATGCTTGGTTTGATTTATTTTAAGCTACAAGAAACGTTAACTATAAGCAAGAAGAAAATCAGCATAATAACTGTGATTATCAACATGTTTAAGCAATACATATTGGTATTTAACAATTATCGTTTTCTTGGATTTTCAATTATCCATGGTCTAACTTTCATGTGGCTATGGGCATACATTGCAAACTACCCATTCATATTTGAATCTATGAAAATTGAAGTTAAGTATTTCGGCTATTTCATATCAATCATAGTTATATTTTACATAATAGGTACTTTAATCAACAGAAAATACGTCCCTAAGCTGGGAGTGAGTAAGATGTTAACTATAGGTTTAATTTTACCAATCATATCTGACTGTTTGCTAGTATGCCTTTACTTAACAGATAAGTTAAACATATTAACTCTCGTATTATGTTGGATTCCAAACAATATTGGGCTTGCATTAATAATAAGCAATAATATGACATCTGCACTAGAAACAATCGAGGATATAGGGCTTGGTAGTGCAATTATCTCATTTTGCAACACAACATTTGGAGCTGTTGGAATATATATAGTAGGGGAATTTTTTTCCTACGGCATTTTAGCCAATTTTATATTGACAATAGTATGTTCCATACTTGCAGCTATAATGTTTAAAATGCTATCTCTTTCCAAAATGAGGAGATAG
- the dcd gene encoding dCTP deaminase — translation MAVMPDKWIREKAENSRMIEPFVDHKNSKGVISFGLSSYGYDARVGNKFKIFTNVNSAIVDPKDFSENSFIDKETDVCIIPPNSFALASTVEYFRIPRDVLVICVGKSTYARCGIIVNVTPLEPGWEGHVTLEFSNTTPLPAKIYANEGACQFVFLSGESECEKSYDDMKGKYMNQHGITLPLVK, via the coding sequence ATGGCAGTCATGCCAGACAAATGGATAAGAGAAAAAGCTGAAAATTCTAGAATGATAGAGCCTTTTGTGGATCATAAAAACAGCAAAGGTGTTATATCTTTTGGGTTGTCATCTTATGGATATGATGCAAGAGTAGGTAATAAATTTAAGATTTTCACCAATGTCAATTCAGCTATTGTAGATCCTAAAGATTTTTCCGAAAATAGCTTCATAGATAAGGAAACTGATGTATGCATAATTCCTCCAAATAGTTTTGCGCTTGCAAGCACAGTTGAATATTTCCGCATACCAAGAGATGTACTTGTTATCTGTGTTGGCAAATCAACTTATGCGAGATGTGGAATTATAGTCAATGTTACTCCTTTAGAGCCTGGATGGGAAGGTCATGTTACATTAGAATTTTCGAACACTACACCACTTCCCGCAAAAATCTATGCTAATGAAGGAGCGTGCCAGTTTGTGTTTTTAAGTGGTGAAAGTGAGTGTGAAAAATCATATGACGATATGAAGGGAAAGTATATGAATCAACATGGAATTACTTTGCCGCTAGTGAAGTAG
- a CDS encoding outer membrane protein assembly factor BamD: MYKFIVACFILTICSFTQLYADFDIPPEKSESELYEESVKLFDNKQYKQAIRAFQKIEDLYPFSYWAMKAKLLSGVSSYNMGDYSRAASSMDDYIQIYSNGEDLPYVYYLRVSSYYMQINKADLGQQIAYKTLELATEYINLFPESQYANEIQEKVELVTEHILTKEYSIGQFYLRRGEYLAAIKRFQNIVNYNNPNYLPKSINNLIVAYSALGLDLEVKQYESMLEELQLAS; the protein is encoded by the coding sequence ATGTACAAATTTATAGTTGCGTGTTTTATCCTAACAATCTGCTCATTTACACAATTGTACGCAGATTTTGACATTCCTCCTGAAAAAAGTGAATCCGAGCTATATGAGGAATCAGTGAAGCTTTTTGATAACAAGCAATATAAGCAGGCTATAAGAGCATTCCAAAAAATTGAGGACTTATACCCCTTTTCCTACTGGGCAATGAAGGCAAAATTGTTATCTGGTGTTTCAAGTTATAACATGGGTGACTATAGTAGAGCTGCAAGTAGTATGGACGATTACATACAAATTTACTCAAATGGTGAAGATTTGCCATATGTATATTACTTGAGAGTATCGTCTTATTACATGCAAATTAATAAAGCAGATCTTGGACAACAAATCGCATATAAGACTCTAGAGCTTGCCACAGAATACATTAATCTTTTCCCTGAAAGCCAATACGCAAATGAAATACAAGAAAAAGTGGAGTTAGTTACAGAGCATATTTTAACAAAAGAATATTCAATTGGTCAATTTTATCTAAGGCGCGGTGAATATTTGGCAGCAATTAAGCGTTTCCAAAATATAGTAAATTATAACAATCCTAATTACTTGCCTAAATCTATTAACAATTTGATAGTGGCTTACTCCGCCCTTGGCCTTGATTTAGAAGTTAAGCAGTATGAGAGTATGTTAGAAGAACTGCAGCTTGCATCCTAA
- the hisS gene encoding histidine--tRNA ligase, whose protein sequence is MTNQTVRGTKDLLFDEWYKFKYVQQVASKISNLYGFAPVETPIFEYTEVFTKTLGDGSDIITKEMYTFDDKGGKSITLRPEFTAAIVRMLVEKKLQTPLKLFSTGPLFRYERPQRGRQRQFHQINFEVFGIESPKADIELISLAQHLLTEFDMGNSVKLEINSLGDGETISQYREALVLYFKKYQNDLSEDSQNRLIKNPLRILDSKDERDRAIISDAPKISDYYTKESSNFFEQILNRLTALGVPYTVNNKLVRGLDYYCHTVFEFITENLGAQGAIFAGGRYDNLVSSVGGKHTPAIGFAGGIERIMELINYAPEETRPIYLIPIGEKAEEYATTLANELRRSGLHINYEYSGALKNRMKKANQANAKIALIFGDEELGSNVIKVKNMDTGEEKTVACDKVKTLVQAL, encoded by the coding sequence ATGACCAATCAAACGGTTAGAGGAACAAAAGACCTCCTCTTTGATGAATGGTATAAATTTAAATACGTTCAGCAGGTAGCAAGTAAGATCTCCAATTTATATGGCTTTGCTCCGGTTGAGACTCCAATATTTGAATATACAGAAGTTTTCACAAAAACCCTGGGTGATGGCTCAGATATTATCACTAAGGAAATGTATACCTTTGATGATAAAGGAGGAAAGAGCATAACTCTACGCCCTGAGTTTACTGCAGCAATTGTTCGTATGCTGGTCGAAAAAAAACTCCAAACGCCACTAAAGCTATTTTCAACTGGACCTCTGTTTCGCTATGAAAGGCCGCAAAGAGGAAGGCAAAGACAGTTTCATCAAATAAATTTTGAAGTTTTTGGTATAGAAAGTCCAAAAGCTGATATTGAGCTAATATCGCTTGCTCAGCACTTATTAACTGAGTTTGATATGGGTAACAGTGTAAAGCTTGAAATCAACTCTCTAGGTGACGGTGAGACAATCAGTCAATATAGAGAAGCACTAGTATTGTACTTTAAAAAGTATCAAAATGACTTATCAGAAGATAGTCAAAATAGGTTAATTAAAAATCCGCTCAGAATATTAGATTCCAAAGATGAAAGAGATAGAGCGATAATTTCTGATGCACCTAAAATTAGCGATTATTATACCAAGGAGTCATCAAATTTCTTCGAGCAGATATTAAATAGATTAACAGCCCTTGGTGTGCCTTATACTGTAAATAATAAACTAGTTCGTGGTTTAGACTATTATTGCCATACAGTATTTGAATTTATTACAGAAAATCTAGGTGCACAAGGAGCAATTTTTGCCGGAGGAAGATACGATAATCTGGTATCTTCAGTAGGTGGAAAGCACACTCCAGCAATAGGATTTGCAGGTGGTATTGAACGCATAATGGAATTAATTAACTATGCCCCAGAAGAAACAAGACCTATTTACCTCATTCCAATTGGAGAGAAGGCGGAAGAGTATGCTACAACGCTTGCAAATGAATTACGCAGGAGTGGTTTGCACATAAATTACGAGTACAGCGGAGCACTTAAAAATCGCATGAAAAAAGCGAATCAAGCCAACGCTAAAATTGCATTGATCTTTGGGGATGAAGAGTTGGGTAGCAATGTCATTAAAGTAAAAAATATGGATACAGGTGAAGAAAAAACAGTTGCTTGTGATAAGGTGAAAACTCTTGTACAGGCATTATAG
- a CDS encoding NifU family protein: MFIQIEETPNPSTLKFLPGFDILNEGETADFSSAGEVENSRLAAKLFQIEHVMRVFFGHDFISVTKAEKVTWDIVKVEILTTIMEHFTSGGKALEGEGSSIPDEEFFDESDVEIVNRIKELMESYIKPAVAQDGGDIKFRGYKDGIVYVQLQGACSGCPSAAITLKQGVQNMLSYHIPEIAGIETTL; encoded by the coding sequence ATGTTCATTCAAATTGAAGAGACACCAAATCCAAGTACGCTAAAATTTCTTCCTGGATTTGACATTTTAAATGAAGGAGAAACAGCCGATTTCTCAAGCGCAGGCGAAGTGGAAAATTCTAGATTGGCAGCAAAACTTTTTCAGATAGAACATGTAATGAGAGTGTTTTTTGGTCATGATTTTATCTCAGTTACAAAAGCAGAAAAAGTTACCTGGGACATAGTAAAAGTTGAAATCTTAACCACAATCATGGAGCACTTTACTTCAGGTGGGAAAGCACTGGAAGGTGAAGGCAGTAGTATTCCAGATGAGGAATTTTTCGATGAAAGTGATGTAGAAATTGTAAACAGAATAAAAGAATTGATGGAAAGTTATATTAAACCTGCAGTAGCTCAAGATGGTGGTGATATTAAATTTCGTGGCTATAAGGATGGAATAGTTTACGTTCAGCTTCAGGGTGCTTGCTCTGGCTGCCCAAGTGCTGCAATTACTCTAAAACAAGGGGTGCAAAACATGTTAAGTTATCATATACCAGAAATTGCAGGTATAGAAACCACACTATGA
- a CDS encoding DnaJ domain-containing protein: MSRDEALKILGLDSEVSEDEINKAYQKLMKLIHPDKGGSEYFAQKLNAARDKLLKK, from the coding sequence ATGTCCAGAGATGAAGCGCTAAAAATACTGGGATTAGACTCTGAAGTTAGTGAAGATGAAATCAATAAAGCATATCAAAAGTTAATGAAGTTAATTCACCCAGATAAGGGAGGTTCAGAGTATTTTGCACAAAAATTGAATGCAGCGCGCGATAAACTGCTGAAGAAGTAA